A window of Pontibacillus halophilus JSM 076056 = DSM 19796 contains these coding sequences:
- a CDS encoding thiamine pyrophosphate-dependent dehydrogenase E1 component subunit alpha, which yields MYRVMLLARRIDERMWLLNRSGKIPFVISCQGQEAAQVGAAFALDKEKDYVFPYYRDMGVVLAFGMTTKDLMLSGFAKAEDPNSGGRQMPGHFGQKKNNIVTGSSPVTTQVPHAVGMALASKMEDKGFVTFTTLGEGSSNQGDFHEGLNFAGVHKLPVITMVENNKYAISVPVEKQIACERVSDRAIGYGMPGYTVDGNDPLAVYEAVKEAADRARNGEGPSLIESVSYRLTPHSSDDDDRTYREMDEVEEAKKKDALVTFKAYLQEAGVLTDEKEQALEDEIKQLVNEGTDYAENAPYADPESALKFVYAENE from the coding sequence ATGTATCGTGTCATGTTATTGGCACGTCGGATTGATGAACGTATGTGGTTATTAAATCGTTCAGGTAAGATTCCATTTGTAATCTCTTGTCAGGGGCAGGAAGCAGCTCAAGTAGGTGCAGCCTTTGCGTTAGACAAAGAGAAAGACTATGTATTTCCATACTACCGAGATATGGGCGTCGTTCTAGCTTTCGGAATGACGACGAAAGATTTAATGTTGTCTGGTTTCGCAAAAGCCGAAGACCCGAACTCTGGTGGTCGTCAGATGCCAGGTCATTTCGGTCAGAAGAAGAATAATATTGTAACAGGTTCTTCCCCAGTTACGACGCAAGTGCCTCATGCAGTCGGAATGGCACTTGCTTCTAAGATGGAAGACAAAGGGTTCGTTACCTTTACTACATTAGGTGAAGGGTCATCGAACCAAGGGGATTTCCATGAAGGGTTAAACTTCGCGGGTGTCCACAAGCTTCCAGTCATTACAATGGTTGAGAATAACAAGTACGCGATTTCTGTTCCAGTAGAGAAGCAAATTGCGTGTGAACGAGTGTCAGATCGTGCAATCGGATATGGCATGCCTGGATACACGGTAGATGGCAATGATCCACTTGCAGTTTATGAAGCGGTGAAAGAAGCTGCAGACCGTGCACGTAATGGAGAAGGGCCGAGTCTGATTGAGTCCGTTTCCTATCGTTTAACGCCTCACTCTAGTGATGATGACGACCGAACGTATCGTGAGATGGATGAGGTAGAAGAAGCGAAGAAGAAAGATGCCCTCGTTACGTTTAAAGCGTATTTACAAGAAGCTGGTGTCCTGACTGATGAGAAGGAACAAGCGCTTGAAGATGAAATCAAGCAACTCGTCAACGAAGGTACAGATTACGCAGAAAACGCTCCATATGCGGACCCTGAAAGTGCATTGAAGTTCGTATATGCGGAGAACGAGTAG
- a CDS encoding alpha-ketoacid dehydrogenase subunit beta — protein sequence MPVKSYIQAITEAMHEEMERDPKVFVLGEDVGKRGGVFRATEGLYEKFGEQRVIDTPLAESAIAGVGIGAAMYGMRPVAEMQFADFIMPAVNQIISEAAKVRYRSNNDWNVPMTIRAPYGGGVHGALYHSQSVEAVFANQPGLKIVMPSTPYDAKGLLKAAIRDDDPVLFFEHKRAYRLIKGEVPEEDYTLPIGKADVKREGSDITVITYGLCVHFALQAAEKLAEEGIEAHVLDLRTVYPLDQEAIIEAAKKTGKVLLVTEDNKEGSIIGEVAAIISENCLFDLDAPVKRLAGPDVPSMPYAPTMEKYFMMNPDKVEKAMRDLAEF from the coding sequence ATGCCAGTTAAATCTTATATACAAGCGATCACAGAGGCCATGCACGAAGAGATGGAACGTGATCCGAAAGTCTTTGTACTTGGTGAAGATGTAGGAAAGCGTGGAGGAGTCTTTCGGGCGACTGAAGGACTATATGAGAAGTTCGGAGAGCAACGTGTAATTGATACACCACTTGCGGAATCCGCGATCGCAGGTGTCGGGATCGGTGCGGCGATGTATGGGATGCGACCTGTTGCAGAGATGCAATTTGCTGATTTCATTATGCCTGCAGTCAACCAAATTATTTCAGAAGCAGCAAAGGTACGTTATCGTTCGAACAATGATTGGAATGTACCTATGACCATTCGCGCTCCATACGGTGGAGGTGTCCATGGTGCGCTTTACCACTCCCAGTCTGTTGAAGCTGTATTTGCGAATCAGCCTGGATTAAAGATTGTGATGCCATCAACACCTTATGATGCGAAGGGATTATTGAAGGCAGCAATCCGTGACGATGACCCTGTACTCTTCTTTGAACATAAGCGCGCCTATCGCCTTATTAAAGGCGAAGTGCCGGAAGAGGATTATACACTTCCAATCGGTAAAGCAGATGTGAAACGTGAAGGTTCTGACATAACGGTCATCACATACGGTCTCTGTGTTCATTTCGCTTTACAAGCAGCAGAGAAACTCGCAGAAGAAGGCATTGAGGCCCATGTTCTTGACCTTCGTACGGTTTATCCACTTGACCAAGAGGCGATTATTGAGGCAGCGAAGAAGACAGGGAAGGTCTTACTTGTTACAGAAGATAACAAAGAAGGTAGCATTATTGGAGAAGTGGCGGCAATCATTTCAGAGAATTGCCTATTTGATCTAGATGCCCCTGTTAAACGACTTGCTGGACCTGATGTCCCTTCCATGCCTTATGCACCGACTATGGAGAAGTACTTCATGATGAACCCGGATAAAGTAGAGAAGGCCATGCGCGACTTAGCTGAATTTTAA
- a CDS encoding dihydrolipoamide acetyltransferase family protein, whose translation MAKEKINMPQLGESVTEGSISNWLVSVGDKVEKYDPIAEVMTDKVNAEVPSSYTGTIVDLVAQEGETVEVGELMCYIETEEAGEKEEETSSRKPAAPTESSAPAEISDEKPMKKRYSPAVLRLAQDNDIDLEAVEGTGRGGRITRKDVEKVIASGQVPSSSNEAKEEPKAKEPKREAAPSTKVEQQPAQSEVSTQPGDVEIPVTGVRKAIANNMVKSTTEIPHAWMMVEVDVTNLVELRNSLKDEFKQKEGFSLTYFAFFVKAVAQALKEYPELNSTWAGDKIIQRKAINLNIAVAKENELFTPVIRDADDKSIKGIAKDITDLAMKARNGKLTGADMQGGTFTVNNTGSFGSVQSMGVINHPQAAILQVESIVKKPVYMNGMFAARDMVNLCLSLDHRVLDGLIAGNFLARVKELLENMTKDSTSVY comes from the coding sequence GTGGCAAAAGAAAAAATTAATATGCCCCAGCTTGGGGAGAGTGTAACAGAGGGTTCCATTTCAAACTGGCTCGTCTCGGTAGGCGATAAAGTTGAGAAATACGACCCGATTGCAGAAGTGATGACAGACAAAGTCAATGCGGAGGTGCCGTCTTCTTATACTGGAACGATTGTAGACCTTGTAGCACAAGAAGGCGAGACGGTAGAAGTAGGCGAACTCATGTGTTATATCGAAACAGAGGAAGCAGGGGAAAAGGAAGAAGAGACTTCTTCTCGGAAGCCTGCGGCGCCAACTGAATCTAGTGCACCAGCAGAAATCTCTGACGAAAAACCAATGAAAAAGCGTTACTCACCGGCAGTCCTTCGACTAGCTCAAGACAATGATATTGATTTAGAAGCCGTAGAGGGAACGGGACGTGGTGGCCGGATTACACGTAAAGATGTAGAGAAGGTCATTGCTTCTGGACAAGTTCCATCGTCATCGAATGAGGCGAAGGAAGAGCCGAAAGCTAAAGAGCCAAAACGAGAAGCTGCACCATCGACTAAGGTTGAGCAACAACCAGCACAATCTGAAGTTTCGACTCAGCCAGGTGATGTAGAAATCCCTGTGACGGGGGTACGTAAAGCGATTGCCAATAATATGGTGAAGTCAACGACCGAAATCCCACATGCTTGGATGATGGTTGAAGTGGATGTTACCAATCTAGTTGAGCTTCGTAATTCATTGAAAGATGAATTCAAGCAGAAAGAAGGCTTCTCTCTTACGTACTTCGCCTTCTTCGTTAAAGCAGTTGCTCAAGCATTGAAAGAGTATCCAGAGTTGAACAGCACATGGGCTGGTGACAAGATTATCCAACGTAAAGCCATTAACTTAAACATCGCCGTGGCGAAAGAAAATGAGCTCTTCACGCCAGTTATTAGAGATGCGGATGATAAGTCAATTAAGGGCATTGCGAAGGATATTACGGACCTTGCCATGAAAGCAAGGAATGGCAAGCTAACTGGGGCGGATATGCAAGGTGGCACCTTCACTGTAAACAATACAGGATCGTTCGGTTCTGTACAGTCGATGGGGGTCATCAATCACCCGCAAGCAGCAATCCTTCAAGTCGAATCTATCGTGAAGAAGCCTGTCTATATGAACGGAATGTTTGCAGCACGTGATATGGTGAATTTATGCCTATCGCTTGACCATCGTGTGCTTGATGGTCTAATCGCTGGTAATTTCCTTGCGAGAGTGAAAGAACTCTTAGAGAACATGACAAAGGACTCAACGTCAGTCTATTAA
- a CDS encoding nucleotide disphospho-sugar-binding domain-containing protein — translation MNIYFIMVPAFGHTNPTLPLAKELLNRGHDVTYYTVPSLKESVESNGARAVVLQTAEDPADTISNRDGAPNEEDLQGHMMHMFVENQAVTNEVMNHLEQEEVDVIVYDPMSAWGKAVVLTTQAKTVSFNTSFAINEEILTEIAGTFSFPEQVARKIFLSTGDENIVPVPYSFQPWNHYVGDEYTFVGPLASKRKQQEDEELRQLFKEKEKIVYISLGSVVSNREFYHKCIRALANEQYHVVLKIGGSTQIEDLGELPRNITVKRFVPQLQVLENADVFLTHGGFNSTMEALEFGVPLIVAPHMADQPLIAQQVESLRLGVKIDANRISEEALRTCIHSMLHGGYSTESMMTMKDEIARSGGIPLAVSIIESRKKESS, via the coding sequence TTGAACATCTATTTTATCATGGTACCCGCATTCGGACACACCAACCCTACATTGCCATTAGCGAAAGAATTATTGAACCGTGGGCATGACGTGACTTATTATACGGTTCCTTCACTAAAGGAATCTGTTGAGAGTAATGGAGCAAGAGCCGTGGTGTTACAGACAGCTGAAGACCCTGCTGATACAATCTCGAACCGTGACGGGGCACCTAACGAAGAAGATCTTCAAGGCCATATGATGCATATGTTCGTTGAAAATCAGGCTGTCACGAACGAGGTAATGAACCATTTAGAACAAGAAGAGGTGGATGTCATTGTCTACGATCCAATGAGTGCATGGGGGAAAGCAGTCGTTCTGACGACGCAAGCGAAGACGGTATCCTTTAACACCTCATTTGCCATCAACGAAGAGATACTTACAGAGATAGCTGGAACGTTTTCATTTCCAGAACAAGTCGCTCGTAAGATCTTCCTATCAACTGGAGATGAAAATATCGTTCCTGTTCCGTATTCCTTTCAACCTTGGAATCATTACGTGGGCGATGAATATACATTTGTAGGTCCACTAGCCTCTAAACGTAAGCAGCAAGAGGACGAAGAACTTCGTCAATTATTCAAAGAGAAGGAGAAGATTGTTTACATATCCCTTGGTTCCGTCGTTTCCAATCGAGAGTTCTATCATAAGTGTATTCGAGCGTTGGCGAATGAACAGTACCATGTTGTGTTGAAGATAGGCGGATCCACGCAAATAGAGGATTTAGGGGAACTTCCTCGTAATATAACAGTGAAACGATTTGTCCCACAACTACAAGTACTAGAGAATGCCGATGTCTTTCTAACCCATGGAGGCTTTAATTCTACCATGGAGGCGCTTGAATTTGGAGTTCCTCTAATTGTGGCACCGCATATGGCAGACCAGCCCCTTATTGCTCAACAAGTAGAGTCACTTCGGTTAGGTGTTAAAATTGACGCAAATCGGATTTCTGAAGAAGCGTTACGAACATGTATTCATTCCATGCTTCATGGTGGTTACTCTACAGAAAGCATGATGACAATGAAGGATGAAATTGCAAGAAGCGGAGGAATTCCGTTAGCAGTGTCTATCATTGAGTCTAGGAAGAAGGAGTCGTCATAA
- a CDS encoding NAD(FAD)-utilizing dehydrogenase → MNDITIIGAGVSSVFLADRLIEENPELAIHIIDKGKPLHLRHCGLDKGDMCTCEGECHKYIGFAGLGKSEGKFNYTNDFGGELGRKIGNDAALQYMKEVDNVLCHYGADVVPMYSTENEALSKRAEAHSLQVRSADVRHLGTRVANEVFQNMYDALAPHVTFSFETEVDTILPLHDGFKLITSDGSHSKTRKVVIGTGKSGHAWLEKQKQALNLTQGEARLDLGLRIEMKGDQLQSILTDTFETKLTYVGETFTGTTYCMNPKGRIIRKHQFGLVMPDGQNVKEKPTPTENLNFTWFVPKYFHSSQDALSYAQGIIGEINGNSNRIVVQRLEDLVKERKTTTLSSTTIVPSLHAEAGDLRNEIPGFYLDATLEMLQALERLIEEPIHGDTLLYGIDAKFYEPKVKTNDWFETEVPGLYLIGDCSGETHSLSQAAASGRYVGEWLSKQLMNDVSSVLVENQNDCIAKSNGTSS, encoded by the coding sequence ATGAATGATATTACCATCATTGGAGCGGGAGTAAGTAGTGTGTTCTTAGCCGACCGATTGATTGAGGAGAATCCTGAACTTGCCATTCATATCATCGATAAAGGAAAGCCTCTCCACTTACGCCATTGCGGGTTAGATAAGGGGGATATGTGTACGTGCGAAGGGGAATGTCACAAATACATAGGGTTTGCAGGACTTGGGAAGTCTGAGGGGAAGTTCAATTACACGAATGATTTCGGCGGTGAGTTAGGCCGAAAGATTGGGAACGATGCAGCGCTTCAATATATGAAAGAAGTGGACAATGTCCTTTGTCATTATGGCGCGGATGTCGTTCCCATGTATTCGACAGAAAATGAAGCATTAAGTAAAAGAGCGGAAGCCCATTCTTTACAAGTGCGGTCTGCTGACGTCAGGCATTTAGGCACAAGAGTAGCGAATGAAGTGTTTCAGAACATGTATGACGCCCTGGCCCCTCATGTCACCTTTTCATTTGAAACAGAAGTCGATACTATACTCCCGCTCCATGACGGTTTCAAGCTTATAACGAGTGATGGTTCTCATAGTAAGACGAGAAAAGTCGTGATTGGTACTGGTAAGAGTGGCCATGCATGGCTTGAGAAGCAAAAACAGGCATTGAACCTTACACAAGGGGAAGCTCGCCTTGATTTAGGATTAAGGATTGAGATGAAAGGTGACCAACTTCAATCAATCTTAACCGATACATTCGAAACGAAGCTTACCTATGTAGGGGAGACATTTACCGGAACCACCTACTGTATGAATCCGAAAGGGCGTATTATTCGAAAGCATCAGTTTGGCCTCGTTATGCCTGATGGTCAAAATGTGAAAGAGAAGCCAACGCCCACAGAAAATTTAAATTTCACATGGTTCGTCCCTAAGTATTTTCACTCGTCACAGGACGCTCTCTCATATGCACAAGGAATAATCGGCGAAATTAACGGAAATAGTAACCGAATTGTCGTTCAACGATTAGAAGACCTAGTGAAGGAACGAAAGACAACGACTCTATCGTCGACTACAATCGTCCCTTCACTACATGCTGAAGCAGGGGATTTACGTAATGAAATCCCAGGATTTTATTTAGATGCGACGCTTGAGATGTTACAAGCACTTGAACGTCTAATTGAAGAGCCGATTCATGGTGACACGCTGTTGTACGGGATAGATGCGAAGTTCTATGAACCAAAGGTCAAGACGAATGACTGGTTTGAGACGGAGGTTCCTGGGCTCTATTTAATCGGGGATTGTTCAGGAGAAACACACTCTCTATCTCAGGCTGCTGCGAGTGGACGATATGTTGGGGAGTGGTTAAGCAAGCAACTGATGAACGATGTGAGTTCCGTGCTGGTAGAGAATCAGAACGATTGCATAGCCAAATCCAATGGAACAAGTTCGTAA
- a CDS encoding GNAT family N-acetyltransferase: MEIRKLEPGERPPYDLLLLADPSIERVEQTVKLGDCYVAYEEEVPVGVYVLYETEPRLVEITNLAVKESAQGKGIGRMLVIHAFEQAKSLGMKEIIVKTGNSSIPVLALYQKCGFRMMYIERDYFVIHYDDPIVEDGIPCLDQVHLSKSLP, encoded by the coding sequence ATGGAAATTCGTAAACTTGAACCGGGAGAACGACCGCCTTATGATCTTCTCCTCTTAGCTGACCCTTCAATAGAACGTGTAGAACAGACGGTCAAACTAGGAGACTGCTACGTGGCCTATGAAGAGGAAGTTCCAGTAGGGGTCTACGTCTTATACGAGACCGAGCCTCGCCTTGTAGAAATCACAAATCTAGCCGTGAAGGAATCTGCTCAAGGGAAAGGGATTGGCAGAATGCTAGTTATTCATGCCTTCGAGCAGGCAAAGAGTCTCGGAATGAAAGAAATCATCGTGAAGACTGGCAACTCTAGTATTCCAGTACTTGCGCTGTACCAGAAATGTGGATTTAGAATGATGTACATCGAACGGGACTATTTTGTCATCCATTATGATGATCCGATTGTGGAGGATGGAATTCCCTGTCTAGATCAAGTCCATCTCAGCAAATCCTTACCTTAA
- a CDS encoding DUF1002 domain-containing protein has translation MAIVLFGMLIATPLTVSADVAVGDVVVSVGEDLTQEQKESVLNELDVSGDYMEVVTTNDEEHQYLGDYIPAAQIGSKALSSAKITYTKSGSGLEVDSSKITWVSDEMYMNALATAGVKDARIEVTAPFQVSGTAALTGIIKAYETSSGEKISEDVKQTANEEMVMTAELGDELGTEEAGAFMTAMKEKLAENTPENAEEMKQLVQQTADDLGIQLDQQTKDELTQLFTRMQDLNIDFNAVGDQLEEAKQKFDDFINSEEGKNFIQQIGDFVMAVLQAIADFFRSIFS, from the coding sequence ATGGCTATTGTATTGTTCGGCATGCTCATCGCCACACCATTAACGGTGTCAGCGGATGTTGCAGTCGGTGATGTTGTGGTGTCAGTCGGAGAAGACTTAACTCAGGAACAGAAGGAATCCGTTCTAAATGAGCTAGACGTGAGCGGCGACTACATGGAAGTCGTAACAACAAATGACGAAGAGCACCAATACCTTGGAGATTACATTCCTGCAGCACAAATCGGGAGCAAAGCTTTATCAAGTGCAAAGATTACGTATACGAAAAGTGGAAGTGGTCTAGAAGTGGATAGTAGTAAGATTACTTGGGTATCTGACGAAATGTATATGAACGCACTTGCTACAGCTGGGGTGAAAGATGCAAGAATCGAAGTAACGGCCCCGTTCCAAGTATCAGGAACTGCTGCTTTAACAGGCATCATCAAAGCCTATGAAACATCTTCAGGCGAGAAGATTTCAGAAGATGTGAAACAGACTGCGAACGAAGAAATGGTAATGACAGCTGAACTTGGTGATGAGCTAGGAACAGAAGAAGCTGGAGCATTTATGACCGCAATGAAAGAAAAATTGGCGGAGAATACACCTGAAAATGCGGAAGAAATGAAGCAATTGGTTCAACAAACCGCTGATGACCTTGGAATTCAGTTAGACCAGCAAACGAAAGATGAACTAACTCAGCTATTCACAAGAATGCAAGATTTGAATATTGATTTTAATGCAGTGGGGGACCAGTTAGAAGAAGCAAAGCAAAAGTTTGATGACTTCATTAATTCTGAAGAAGGAAAGAACTTTATTCAACAAATTGGCGACTTCGTTATGGCTGTACTCCAAGCAATTGCGGACTTTTTCCGTAGTATCTTCTCCTAA
- the proC gene encoding pyrroline-5-carboxylate reductase — protein MQQTIGFIGCGNMAQAMIGGMLESGIVQQEQLLISAHSAKTTSYVEETFGISTTLQNREVVSNSKLLFLAVKPHKYKDVIEEVRSAVSDETVVISIAPGISFQDLTEMFNREMKFVQAMPNTPSLVQQGMTALSSNELVTEEELSSIVELFQSFGKAEVIPESMMGAIPSISGSSPAYVYMMIEAMADGGVKQGLSRDQSNRLAAQAVLGAAQMVLESDKHPAQLKDDVCSPGGATIEAVSKLEESGFRKSILAAMESCTAKVNRMSD, from the coding sequence ATGCAACAGACAATCGGGTTTATCGGTTGCGGGAATATGGCACAAGCCATGATCGGTGGCATGCTTGAGTCCGGAATCGTACAACAAGAACAACTACTAATCAGTGCTCATTCAGCTAAAACCACTTCTTATGTTGAAGAAACTTTCGGCATCTCAACTACGCTTCAGAATCGAGAGGTCGTTTCAAATTCTAAATTATTATTCTTGGCCGTTAAACCTCATAAATACAAAGATGTCATTGAGGAAGTACGTTCGGCTGTTTCCGATGAGACAGTTGTGATTTCGATTGCACCGGGTATTTCATTTCAAGATTTAACAGAAATGTTCAACCGAGAGATGAAGTTTGTGCAAGCGATGCCGAATACCCCTTCCCTTGTTCAACAAGGTATGACCGCACTATCCTCGAATGAACTTGTTACCGAAGAAGAGTTGAGTTCTATTGTTGAACTCTTTCAAAGCTTTGGGAAGGCAGAAGTAATTCCTGAAAGCATGATGGGTGCCATTCCATCAATTAGCGGTTCTTCTCCTGCCTATGTATACATGATGATTGAAGCGATGGCTGATGGTGGGGTTAAACAAGGTCTTTCAAGAGATCAATCCAATCGCCTCGCTGCCCAGGCCGTTCTAGGCGCGGCCCAAATGGTATTGGAGAGCGACAAACACCCAGCCCAGTTAAAGGATGATGTCTGCTCCCCAGGTGGCGCTACTATCGAAGCCGTATCGAAACTTGAAGAATCTGGATTCAGAAAGAGCATTCTAGCTGCTATGGAAAGTTGTACAGCGAAAGTGAACCGAATGAGTGATTAA